ATAGGAATTAACTAATGGATGTACCATCAGTCCCTCTATCGCTTTATCTATACTTTTATCTCTTATCGCCTCTACTGTTGTTCTTTCAAACAGTTTTACCTGCCTGATAAGATTCATTTGTAAAGGTTCCACTTTACCTATCTTAACAGGTACTGCCCCATCTTTATTGATTTTACATGTTATCTCTACTACATCTGTATCTTCCAATCCTTCAATTGAACCGTTGTTAGGTACTGACAAAACCATCTCTATTTCTTTATCTGTCTGCATCGCTTCTATAAAATTAAGTGCTACTCCTGCATATCCTCCTTCATCTTCCTGTTCTATGAATTCATTTACATCAGGTACTTCTACTTGTTTTGTACGTGTACTACCAGATTCAATGGACATATAACTGTTTTCTCTTTCATAATAATGCTCCAAATATATTTTAAAAGCTTTAGCAAATTCTTTTTCTATGTCCAGATTAGATAATCGCTTATTCATTCTGCTATTTATTTCTAATATTGTTTCCCCTCTTGTTTTACCTGATCTATTAATTAATCCGACTGCCTTCTCTCTATAATAATAGAAATATAAATAACCGTTAAGAAGCATCTTATGCATCTTTACAAGCTTTTCATCAAATAGATGCTCTTCTGTTTTTATGTATAACTCTTTACCATTTATTATGTCTTTCGTTATATCCTTCCCATTGACGGTTATTTTTCTAAACCATGATAAGTGATTTAATCCAAAACATTCTACTGAAAAATTATCAGACCTAGACTCTGTTAATATCTGTAATTCTTTGATAAATTCACTTGGTCCATCACATATTCCATATACATTGTCATATCCAGCTGACCTAAGAGCTTGAGTCACAAGACCTGAAGGATTGGTGAAATTGAATATATAAGCATTTTTCTTAGAATATTTCTTAATCAACTCACAATAATTCATAAGT
The sequence above is a segment of the Vallitalea longa genome. Coding sequences within it:
- a CDS encoding 6-phospho-beta-glucosidase codes for the protein MKLVVLGGGGVRSPFLSKSIVTRAKKIGINKIVFMDNDMEKLRIYGGMSKHIANCIDESIEFILTSDPIEAVEDADFIITTLRVGQDEGRVSDERIALKYNILGQETTGAGGFAMSLRSIPALMNYCELIKKYSKKNAYIFNFTNPSGLVTQALRSAGYDNVYGICDGPSEFIKELQILTESRSDNFSVECFGLNHLSWFRKITVNGKDITKDIINGKELYIKTEEHLFDEKLVKMHKMLLNGYLYFYYYREKAVGLINRSGKTRGETILEINSRMNKRLSNLDIEKEFAKAFKIYLEHYYERENSYMSIESGSTRTKQVEVPDVNEFIEQEDEGGYAGVALNFIEAMQTDKEIEMVLSVPNNGSIEGLEDTDVVEITCKINKDGAVPVKIGKVEPLQMNLIRQVKLFERTTVEAIRDKSIDKAIEGLMVHPLVNSYSLAKQLVNEYLNEYKEYVGDWGE